From Coffea arabica cultivar ET-39 chromosome 2e, Coffea Arabica ET-39 HiFi, whole genome shotgun sequence, the proteins below share one genomic window:
- the LOC113730627 gene encoding uncharacterized protein — MWRKALVSYAGGVLLKQPWWRTIAARLSSSSKATSSSVAVNSILLRSLKDHYLEVSKMTPPPKVSPPSPFTVVKGSIDSGGAVLKRSYGEEEIGISVMRLANIIPGGGEDDDEEDDGMNQLFVHVEISKPGQHDSLHFLCGLYPDALGIHSVSMRSKMESSEAAALPVLLRRYNGPTFEHLDEKMRDALHGYIEERGINESLFPFLQAWLYVKDHRNLMRWFKSVGTFVTQAKEGASSAS, encoded by the exons ATGTGGCGAAAAGCTCTGGTATCTTATGCCGGAGGGGTTCTGCTAAAACAGCCATGGTGGCGGACGATTGCTGCCCGGCTGTCGTCGAGTTCGAAAGCCACCTCCTCATCCGTCGCCGTCAACTCCATCCTTCTCCGTTCCCTCAAAGATCATTACCTTGAAGTCTCCAAAATGACCCCTCCTCCA AAAGTTAGCCCTCCTTCTCCATTCACGGTTGTGAAAGGATCAATTGACAGTGGCGGTGCCGTTCTAAAACGGTCCTACGGTGAAGAAGAAATTGGTATTTCTGTGATGCGCTTGGCTAACATAATTCCTGGAGGGGGTGAAGATGATGACGAGGAGGATGATGGCATGAATCAGTTGTTCGTTCatgttgaaatttcaaaaccagGGCAGCACGATTCTCTTCATTTCCTTTGTGGGTTGTATCCAGATGCTTTAGGAATTCACTCAGTTTCGATGAGGTCAAAGATGGAATCCTCAGAGGCTGCAGCCCTGCCTGTACTTCTTCGTAGATACAACGGCCCCACTTTTGA GCATCTAGATGAGAAAATGAGAGATGCGCTCCACGGCTACATTGAAGAGCGTGGGATTAATGAGAGCCTCTTTCCATTTTTACAAGCCTGGCTATATGTGAAGGACCACCGGAACCTTATGCGTTGGTTTAAATCGGTGGGTACATTTGTTACTCAAGCCAAGGAAGGCGCTTCATCTGCTTCATAA
- the LOC113730625 gene encoding calcium-dependent protein kinase 1 gives MGNTCVGPSISKNGFLQSVSAAMWRSRSPDDIMGTGESVHTETPNAGKEPESPIPVQRKPPEQVKIPEPEPEPEPKKEPPAKPKKPVHFKRVASAGLKDYVLQTRTGNLKEFFSLGKKLGQGQFGTTFLCVEKATGNQYACKSIAKRKLLTDDDVEDVRREIQIMHHLAGHPNVISIQGAYENAIAVHVVMEVCAGGELFDRIIQRGHYTERKAAELTRTIVGVVEACHSLGVMHRDLKPENFLFIDQKEDSLLKTIDFGLSVFFKPGEKFTDVVGSPYYVAPEVLKKRYGPEADVWSAGVIVYILLSGVPPFWAETEQEIFEEVLHGDLDFSSDPWPSISESAKDLVRKMLVRDPRRRLTAHEVLCHPWVQIDGVAPDKPLDSAVLSRMKQFSAMNKLKKMALRVIAETLSEEEIAGLKEMFKMIDTDNSGQISFEELKVGLKRVGANLKESEIYDLMQAADVDNSGTIDYGEFIAATLHLNKIEREDHLFAAFNYFDKDGSGYITRDELQQACKEFGIDDTSLDDMIRDVDQDNDGRIDYNEFVAMMQRGNPVVGGGKKNLENSFSINFREALKL, from the exons ATGGGGAATACTTGTGTTGGACCAAGCATTTCCAAAAATGGTTTCTTGCAGTCTGTTTCTGCTGCAATGTGGCGATCTCGGTCACCAGATGATATTATGGGTACTGGAGAGAGTGTACACACTGAAACACCAAATGCTGGTAAAGAACCTGAATCACCAATCCCTGTCCAGAGAAAGCCACCTGAACAAGTGAAAATtccagaaccagaaccagaaccagaaccaaaAAAAGAGCCTCCAGCAAAGCCCAAGAAACCGGTACATTTCAAGAGGGTCGCTAGCGCAGGGCTTAAGGACTATGTTTTACAAACAAGAACTGGTAACTTGAAGGAGTTTTTCAGCTTGGGGAAGAAATTAGGACAAGGTCAATTTGGAACAACATTTCTTTGCGTGGAGAAAGCAACTGGAAATCAATATGCTTGCAAATCAATTGCCAAGAGGAAGTTATTGACAGATGATGATGTGGAAGATGTCAGAAGGGAAATTCAGATAATGCATCATTTAGCAGGGCATCCTAATGTCATATCAATTCAAGGGGCTTATGAAAATGCTATTGCTGTTCATGTTGTTATGGAGGTGTGTGCAGGGGGTGAACTTTTTGATAGGATTATTCAGCGCGGGCATTACACAGAAAGAAAGGCAGCTGAGCTTACCAGGACAATTGTTGGAGTTGTAGAAGCCTGTCACTCTTTAGGAGTGATGCATCGCGATCTTAAGCCCGAGAATTTTCTTTTCATTGATCAGAAGGAGGATTCACTGCTCAAAACCATTGACTTTGGCTTGTCTGTATTCTTCAAGCCAG gggAAAAGTTTACTGATGTAGTTGGCAGTCCATATTATGTGGCACCAGAAGTCCTCAAAAAGCGTTATGGTCCCGAGGCAGATGTCTGGAGTGCTGGAGTAATTGTGTACATTTTACTGAGTGGAGTACCTCCATTTTGGGCTG AAACTGAACAAGAAATATTCGAGGAAGTCCTGCATGGTGATCTTGACTTCTCTTCTGATCCCTGGCCAAGTATATCAGAAAGTGCCAAGGATTTGGTGAGAAAAATGCTCGTCAGAGATCCTCGCAGGCGTCTAACTGCACATGAAGTCTTGT GCCACCCTTGGGTTCAAATTGATGGTGTTGCTCCTGACAAGCCTCTTGACTCTGCAGTCTTAAGTCGCATGAAACAATTTTCTGCTATGAACAAACTCAAGAAAATGGCTTTAAGA GTCATAGCGGAGACCCTATCTGAAGAAGAAATAGCTGGACTAAAAGAAATGTTTAAGATGATAGACACGGATAATAGTGGACAAATCAGTTTTGAAGAGCTCAAGGTTGGATTAAAACGAGTGGGTGCTAATCTTAAGGAATCAGAGATTTATGATCTGATGCAAGCA GCTGATGTGGACAACAGTGGAACAATTGATTATGGGGAGTTCATAGCTGCAACATTGCATCTTAATAAGATTGAAAGAGAGGATCACCTGTTTGCTGCTTTCAACTATTTTGATAAGGACGGAAGTGGTTACATCACCCGGGATGAACTTCAACAAGCCTGCAAGGAGTTTGGCATCGATGATACCAGCCTGGACGATATGATCAGAGATGTTGACCAGGATAAT GATGGACGTATTGATTACAATGAGTTCGTTGCCATGATGCAGAGAGGAAATCCAGTTGTTGGAGGTGGCAAGAAGAACCTAGAGAATAGCTTCAGTATTAATTTTAGGGAAGCACTAAAACTTTAG
- the LOC113730623 gene encoding uncharacterized protein, which translates to MGQGEEARKDESNVEILERGEIFFFYRAKVNKEEAHSPDDVQRLYIVLRPESGEKSGEEKQDSSSGKEGAKMHESGNDEKETRPGDEGGRGAEKVDIEKQPLLRFIVMGKKSLPDPSQQKGRPYWGFVELVTTRIEDVKAALKGEEYDTNTRGHRRTEPARALAEGVYRILRHSPRKRMHTHLVYRLEFPPEDEKNEAQESLNVEREGSFLIQIKNPEQQGTSRFAGLQSKRKATFPARLQGQFGNRRFNPADPPDFLNYEGCEFLLIAASDDIEEELGLELRTEVENSHDPSCSDLVRTFGETASIKPLLEGTWV; encoded by the coding sequence ATGGGACAAGGCGAGGAAGCGAGGAAAGATGAATCCAATGTTGAGATTCTAGAAAGAGGGGAAATATTCTTCTTTTACCGGGCTAAAGTTAATAAGGAGGAAGCTCACAGTCCGGACGATGTGCAACGCTTATACATTGTCCTTCGGCCTGAGTCTGGTGAGAAATCTGGTGAAGAGAAACAAGATTCTAGTTCTGGCAAGGAAGGTGCTAAGATGCATGAATCTGGGAATGATGAAAAGGAAACTCGCCCTGGCGATGAAGGTGGACGTGGTGCTGAAAAGGTGGACATTGAGAAGCAACCTTTGCTGCGATTCATTGTCATGGGGAAGAAGAGCCTTCCTGATCCAAGCCAGCAGAAGGGCCGACCTTACTGGGGATTTGTCGAGTTGGTTACTACTAGAATTGAAGATGTTAAGGCTGCTCTGAAAGGAGAGGAATATGATACTAACACGAGAGGTCACAGGCGTACAGAGCCTGCTAGAGCGTTGGCTGAAGGCGTTTACCGCATCCTAAGGCACAGCCCTAGAAAGAGAATGCACACACATTTGGTCTACCGGCTTGAATTTCCACCAGAGGATGAGAAGAATGAAGCTCAGGAGTCGCTCAACGTTGAACGCGAAGGGTCATTCCTCATCCAGATTAAGAATCCGGAGCAGCAAGGCACTTCGAGGTTTGCTGGGCTTCAGAGTAAGCGAAAGGCAACATTTCCTGCCCGTCTGCAGGGCCAATTTGGGAATCGACGATTTAATCCAGCCGATCCACCTGATTTTCTAAACTATGAAGGGTGTGAATTTCTGCTTATAGCCGCATCTGATGACATAGAAGAGGAGCTAGGATTGGAGCTTAGGACAGAAGTAGAAAACTCGCACGATCCATCATGTTCAGATTTAGTCAGGACTTTTGGGGAAACTGCTTCAATCAAACCTCTCCTTGAGGGAACTTGGGTTTAA
- the LOC113730626 gene encoding nuclear pore complex protein NUP1, with translation MAPSGEGPSGAAPSSAYEGGGDGVGGKFRKRPFKKTHTTPYDRPPTALRNPSWLSKLLVDPASKLIAASAQRFFAPLFRKRLPPPPSPPPPPLPESNQDSSDRNPDAGLKAEARAAPVGDGENFTHSTDGGSISELEQLLKQKTFTRSEIDHLTELLHSRAVDLPVEDGVRGNEPNASKLVANFEGQHQQVISSEEKRNKSYRSHGLDSAPGTSRRVLEDDIASPAEIAKAYMGNQVSKVSPSMLGLRSRAVREDVAMRRNVPFTPTPAMISLPTKSIGHVEVPENGFTTPRSRGRSAIYNMARTPYSRVHPTALDKGSGSRNYAYGGPLLPTSSLKEPDGDLGSRKLDLKRRSSVLDEDLGSVGPMRRIRQKHNLLSHKHPPAHGFGSVSDAVKYPLALNQKFPSKDDWKHEGPKGVGENDVNRTPRTSYVHVPPKSSEMAARILEHLEKMTPKEKSAESKLITSREKTPARLTTDMLRGQALKSLEHTDSLKLQQGNEDNHKLEDWSQSNSLCVPAPAKEERKEVNGSEKLDSQHDLPTPVENSHITASVKGVLSTVETSDSVAKSVVHRPQKKRAFMMSAHEDSLELEDDINLRPASEPLREGRENQETSATNKSSSTAEKLAPENAAALPEIRTSPELISGKRSDLEIGNAVDVGKEKTGFTMPNSIASGTTSQLVTPPSPLGSENPKQGIHEVTTFQSSSSLVTEISGPKAFPWTNQKAEISISSDGAATGTGVTSASFGTLGSGKANDINSPEAVISNGRMANTHSVALSSTASGGISSIVPMSSNNGPLAINSSPFSFPPAPASTCFASQFSNSTSSLISSPSTLSCAATASTSAASSSSPVLSTAVPSSPVMPIFKFGDSTEPLSSATSASSAETSVMNIRTEKEAISGSASDLLSGNSSFASVATGSNIFGLTSTIVSSIANSQSQGSFPSTGMPNQFGSSASPSVLGTSEVTSFTSGNTLSSSSTTSTPLFGAGTGYGLSTSASSAETKSVSAGNGATSSIFTLGINAPSSSSITNAISSNGGGGAPAAFSFGTSSLATSSSANASSSSSGATPIFNFGSSNMVSSSSGGGSSIFGVSNFSSSSESNPASSSSAAASIFGSSWQASKSSSPLGSTFSSSPSTGFSFGVGSSPFGSSSSASIAFGASTGASPGSFSFNTASSTTTSSPSVFNAAPTFGNSTTAFTAPAGNNDQMNTEDSMAEDPVQSSMPALPSMPALPAFGQQAISPSPGGFVFGSTVASQTAPFQFGGQPSQAAQQNPSPFQASGSAEFNAGGSFSLGSGGVGADKSGRKIVKVSRSRHRKK, from the exons ATGGCGCCTTCAGGCGAAGGACCATCAGGGGCCGCGCCCTCCTCCGCCTACGAAGGCGGCGGCGACGGTGTTGGAGGAAAGTTCCGGAAGCGTCCCTTTAAGAAGACGCATACGACTCCGTACGATCGGCCTCCCACCGCCCTCCGAAACCCTAGCTGGCTCTCTAAACTCCTGGTGGACCCTGCTTCGAAGCTCATCGCCGCTAGCGCTCAGCGGTTCTTTGCGCCTCTTTTTCGCAAACGCCTTCCCCCGCCCCCTTCCCCTCCCCCTCCACCGCTTCCAG AGTCAAACCAAGATTCAAGTGACAGGAATCCAGATGCAGGTCTAAAA GCTGAAGCACGAGCAGCACCTGTTGGTGATGGTGAAAATTTTACTCATAGCACTGATGGTGGTAGTATCTCAGAGCTTGAGCAATTGTTAAAGCAAAAAACATTCACCAG ATCTGAAATTGATCATTTGACAGAACTGTTGCATTCAAGAGCTGTAGATTTACCTGTTGAGGATGGTGTTAGAGGAAATGAACCAAATGCCTCAAAACTGGTTGCAAATTTTGAAGGGCAGCATCAGCAAgtaatttcatcagaagaaaaaaggaataaaagtTACAGATCTCATGGGCTTGATTCAGCTCCTGGTACCAGTAGAAGG GTTCTTGAGGATGATATTGCTTCTCCTGCTGAGATTGCTAAAGCTTATATGGGCAATCAGGTTTCAAAAGTATCACCTTCAATGCTGGGATTGCGCAGTCGTGCAGTAAGGGAAGATGTGGCCATGCGAAGGAATGTACCATTTACTCCAACACCTGCTATGATTTCATTGCCAACAAAATCAATTGGTCATGTTGAGGTTCCAGAAAATGGTTTTACCACTCCTAGATCTCGAGGTAGATCTGCAATATATAATATGGCTCGTACCCCGTATTCAAGAGTTCACCCAACTGCTCTTGATAAG GGAAGTGGATCCAGGAATTATGCTTATGGAGGACCTTTGTTGCCAACATCATCCCTAAAGGAGCCTGATGGGGACCTTGGATCTAGAAAACTG GATCTCAAGCGAAGGAGTTCTGTACTAGACGAAGATCTTGGGTCTGTTGGTCCGATGCGGAGAATCCGCCAAAAGCATAATTTGTTATCTCATAAACATCCCCCTGCTCATGGATTTGGAAGTGTTTCTGATGCAGTTAAATATCCTTTAGCTCTGAACCAGAAGTTCCCTTCAAAGGATGACTGGAAGCACGAAGGTCCAAAAGGTGTTGGAGAAAATGATGTTAATCGCACTCCAAGGACAAGTTATGTCCATGTACCTCCCAAGTCCAGCGAGATGGCTGCAAGAATATTGGAACATCTTGAGAAGATGACCCCGAAAGAGAAATCTGCGGAGTCCAAACTCATTACTTCAAGGGAGAAGACACCTGCTAGATTGACAACAGATATGCTTCGTGGACAGGCTCTTAAAAGCCTGGAGCATACGGATTCCTTAAAGTTGCAGCAGGGCAATGAAGATAACCATAAGTTGGAGGATTGGTCCCAGAGCAATTCACTTTGTGTTCCTGCTCCTGCAaaggaggagagaaaagaagtaAATGGCTCTGAAAAATTAGATTCTCAACATGACTTGCCAACTCCTGTAGAGAACAGCCATATCACAGCTTCAGTAAAAGGTGTTTTGTCTACTGTTGAAACATCTGATTCAGTTGCAAAATCTGTAGTTCACCGTCCTCAAAAGAAACGGGCTTTTATGATGAGTGCTCATGAG GATTCCCTGGAGTTGGAGGATGACATAAACTTAAGACCTGCATCTGAACCTTTGCGTGAAGGgagagaaaatcaagaaacatcTGCTACAAATAAAAGTTCATCTACTGCTGAAAAACTGGCACCAGAGAACGCTGCAGCTTTGCCTGAAATAAGGACATCTCCAGAACTTATATCTGGTAAAAGAAGTGACTTGGAAATTGGCAATGCTGTGGATGTTGGTAAAGAAAAAACTGGTTTCACCATGCCTAATTCAATTGCATCTGGAACAACTTCCCAGCTAGTTACTCCTCCATCACCCTTGGGATCGGAGAACCCAAAGCAAGGAATTCACGAAGTTACAACATTCCAGAGTTCTTCCTCGTTAGTTACTGAAATTTCGGGCCCAAAAGCATTCCCTTGGACCAATCAAAAAGCAGAAATTTCAATTAG TTCGGATGGTGCTGCCACTGGCACTGGTGTGACTAGTGCTTCTTTTGGAACTCTTGGGTCTGGGAAAGCCAATGACATTAATTCTCCTGAGGCTGTTATATCAAATGGGAGAATGGCTAATACGCATTCTGTTGCATTGAGCTCAACAGCATCTGGAGGCATATCATCAATTGTTCCAATGAGTTCAAATAATGGGCCTTTGGCCATAAACTCTTCTCCCTTCTCATTCCCACCTGCTCCAGcttccacttgctttgcaagTCAATTTAGCAATAGTACCAGCAGTCTTATTTCTTCCCCTAGTACTCTAAGTTGTGCAGCTACAGCATCAACCTCTGCTGCCTCAAGTAGTAGCCCTGTTTTGTCTACTGCAGTTCCTTCATCTCCGGTGATGCCTATCTTCAAATTTGGGGACTCTACTGAACCATTATCTTCAGCAACTTCAGCGTCTAGTGCAGAAACATCAGTTATGAATATAAGAACAGAAAAAGAAGCAATTTCTGGCAGCGCAAGTGATTTACTTTCTGGCAATTCTTCCTTTGCCTCGGTAGCAACTGGAAGTAACATTTTTGGCTTGACTTCTACAATTGTATCTTCTATCGCTAACAGCCAGTCTCAGGGTTCTTTTCCCAGCACCGGCATGCCTAATCAGTTTGGTTCCTCTGCATCACCTTCAGTTCTTGGAACTTCTGAAGTTACATCTTTTACCTCCGGCAATACTCTATCTAGTTCTTCAACAACATCTACCCCATTGTTTGGCGCAGGTACTGGTTATGGTCTTAGCACTTCAGCCTCCTCGGCGGAGACCAAGTCAGTCAGCGCAGGAAATGGTGCAACTTCTAGCATCTTTACTTTGGGGATCAATGCTCCATCTTCTTCATCAATAACCAATGCAATCAGCTCaaatggtggtggtggtgcGCCTGCTGCATTCAGTTTTGGTACAAGTTCTTTGGCTACCTCTTCATCTGCAAATGCAAGTAGCTCTAGCAGTGGTGCTACTCCCATCTTTAATTTTGGTAGCAGTAACATGGTTAGCTCCAGTTCTGGTGGTGGCTCTAGTATATTTGGTGTCAGcaatttttcttcctcttctgaaAGTAATCCTGCTAGCTCTAGCAGTGCTGCTGCTAGCATTTTTGGTTCCAGTTGGCAAGCTTCAAAGTCTTCTTCCCCCTTGGGTTCCACATTCAGTTCATCTCCTTCAACTGGTTTCTCCTTTGGAGTGGGCTCATCTCCCTTTGGTAGTAGTAGCTCTGCGTCCATTGCATTTGGGGCATCCACTGGTGCCTCACCTGGATCTTTCTCCTTCAATACAGCCTCTTCTACAACCACGTCTTCGCCATCTGTGTTTAACGCAGCACCAACTTTTGGTAACTCTACTACTGCCTTTACAGCTCCCGCAGGAAATAATGACCAGATGAACACAGAAGACAGCATGGCTGAGGATCCTGTGCAGTCATCGATGCCAGCACTTCCATCGATGCCAGCACTTCCTGCTTTTGGTCAACAGGCTATTTCGCCTTCCCCTGGTGGCTTTGTTTTTGGATCAACAGTTGCATCACAGACTGCTCCATTTCAGTTTGGTGGGCAACCGAGTCAAGCGGCTCAGCAGAACCCTTCTCCTTTCCAAGCATCAGGAAGTGCGGAGTTCAATGCTGGAGGAAGCTTTTCTCTTGGCAGTGGCGGCGTTGGTGCCGACAAGTCTGGTAGGAAGATTGTGAAAGTTAGCAGAAGCAGACATCGAAAGAAGTGA